A stretch of Pseudoalteromonas sp. A25 DNA encodes these proteins:
- a CDS encoding type 1 glutamine amidotransferase domain-containing protein: MLKKIIISIIVLFVLGWGSLTGAKAYLKSLLPDKAHFQAIKQAQTSDLSYLNEGTPEYRGKILAVVTSADTMWNGKATGYEHTELARAYWVFSANGFDVDIASPKGGKPPVVLDGDDMGEYDYAFLNDPAIQNKVENSIPLAEINPDEYEAVYYVGGKGTMYDFADNQDIKRITKALYQSNKVVSAVCHGPVALLNVQLDNGKMLLAEKKISAFTNQEELFLIPDAQEVFPFLLEDKLIEQGAQFQAGVDYLEQVSRDGNVITGQNPWSVWTMAEEVVLALGYEPKAREKTPEERSVELLLTYEKLGLAAAKAQITSESHSYQQMLLVMHSFLALMQFELGKGMDILSLAQAVKASQQ; encoded by the coding sequence ATGCTTAAGAAAATAATTATAAGTATCATCGTTTTATTTGTACTTGGTTGGGGCTCATTAACAGGTGCAAAAGCGTATTTGAAATCGTTGCTGCCTGATAAAGCGCACTTTCAAGCAATAAAACAGGCTCAGACAAGCGACCTGTCTTATTTGAATGAAGGTACTCCCGAGTACAGAGGAAAAATTCTCGCGGTTGTAACCAGTGCAGATACTATGTGGAATGGCAAAGCAACCGGTTATGAGCATACTGAACTTGCGCGCGCTTACTGGGTATTTAGCGCTAATGGTTTTGATGTTGATATCGCCAGCCCTAAAGGCGGTAAGCCACCTGTGGTACTCGATGGAGACGATATGGGGGAATATGATTATGCGTTTTTAAATGACCCAGCAATTCAAAACAAGGTCGAAAACTCTATCCCCTTGGCCGAAATTAACCCTGATGAATACGAAGCAGTTTATTATGTTGGCGGAAAGGGGACGATGTATGATTTTGCAGATAACCAAGATATTAAGCGGATCACCAAAGCTTTGTATCAAAGCAATAAAGTTGTAAGTGCTGTTTGTCATGGGCCTGTTGCTTTACTTAATGTGCAATTAGACAACGGCAAGATGCTGTTAGCCGAGAAAAAAATAAGTGCGTTTACTAATCAAGAAGAGTTATTTTTGATTCCGGATGCGCAAGAGGTATTCCCATTTTTATTGGAAGATAAGCTAATAGAGCAAGGGGCGCAGTTTCAAGCCGGTGTTGACTATCTTGAACAGGTGAGTCGTGATGGCAACGTTATTACGGGACAAAACCCATGGTCAGTGTGGACAATGGCTGAAGAGGTGGTGTTAGCACTGGGGTATGAGCCCAAAGCGAGAGAAAAAACACCCGAAGAGCGCTCAGTTGAGTTGCTGCTGACTTATGAAAAATTAGGCTTAGCTGCCGCAAAAGCTCAGATTACCTCTGAGTCGCATAGCTACCAACAAATGCTGCTTGTAATGCATAGCTTTTTAGCTTTGATGCAGTTTGAGCTTGGTAAAGGTATGGATATTTTAAGCCTTGCTCAAGCCGTCAAGGCATCGCAACAGTAA